The following proteins come from a genomic window of Achromobacter sp. AONIH1:
- a CDS encoding C40 family peptidase produces the protein MTPPTRKDRTAPPRLACLLSVPLLALTLSWIPGAAQASLSTTTQARASLNGLRLAQEPTVPTLRERVVQAGLEAIGTPYAWGGDDASEGFDCSGLVLHVFREIAGLELPRTARQQRTEGEAIKNKQNLRPGDLVFFATRGRGVTSHVGIYIGQNKFVHAPRRGAKVRVDEMKNPYWTKRYVGARRYLEPAPGQMLAQAER, from the coding sequence ATGACGCCGCCTACGCGAAAAGACCGAACCGCCCCTCCCCGCCTTGCCTGCCTGCTGTCCGTCCCCCTTCTGGCGCTGACCCTGTCCTGGATCCCCGGCGCCGCCCAGGCCTCGCTGTCCACCACCACCCAGGCCCGCGCCAGCCTCAATGGCCTGCGCCTGGCGCAGGAACCCACCGTCCCCACCCTGCGCGAACGCGTCGTGCAAGCCGGCCTGGAAGCCATCGGCACCCCCTATGCGTGGGGCGGCGACGACGCCTCCGAGGGCTTCGACTGCAGCGGCCTGGTCCTGCATGTCTTTCGCGAAATCGCCGGCCTGGAACTGCCCCGCACCGCGCGCCAGCAGCGCACCGAGGGCGAAGCCATCAAGAACAAGCAGAACCTGCGTCCCGGCGACCTGGTGTTCTTCGCCACCCGGGGCCGAGGCGTCACCTCGCACGTGGGGATCTACATCGGCCAGAACAAGTTCGTGCACGCCCCGCGCCGTGGCGCCAAGGTGCGCGTGGACGAAATGAAGAATCCGTACTGGACCAAGCGCTACGTCGGCGCCCGTCGCTATCTGGAACCGGCTCCCGGCCAGATGCTCGCCCAGGCTGAGCGCTAA
- a CDS encoding SDR family oxidoreductase, whose amino-acid sequence MHTNEIDAQRVALVTGAGTGIGRAVALEFLAQGYRVVLAGRRRELLEETRTAAGEDGVRALVMPTDVSDEHAVRDLFDAAQREYGRLDVLFNNAGRGAPAVPIEELSVDVWRDVVNTNLTGMFLCAQAAIRVMKSQTPRGGRIINNGSISAHAPRPFSIAYTATKHAVTGLTKSISLDCRPYGIACGQIDIGNAATDMTERMAAGILQADGSTKVEPRMDVAHVAQAVAAMARLPLDANVQFMTIMATNMPFVGRG is encoded by the coding sequence ATGCATACGAACGAGATCGACGCGCAGCGCGTGGCCCTGGTGACCGGAGCGGGCACGGGCATAGGCCGGGCGGTGGCGCTGGAATTCCTGGCTCAGGGTTACCGCGTGGTGCTGGCGGGTCGGCGCCGCGAACTGCTTGAGGAAACGCGCACGGCGGCGGGCGAAGACGGCGTGCGCGCGCTGGTGATGCCGACGGATGTGTCCGACGAGCATGCGGTGCGGGATCTGTTCGACGCGGCGCAGCGTGAGTATGGGCGCCTGGATGTGCTCTTCAACAATGCCGGACGCGGCGCGCCCGCGGTGCCGATCGAGGAATTGTCGGTCGACGTCTGGCGCGATGTGGTGAACACCAACCTGACTGGCATGTTCCTGTGCGCGCAGGCCGCGATCCGGGTCATGAAGTCGCAGACGCCGCGCGGCGGCCGCATCATCAACAACGGCTCGATCTCGGCGCATGCGCCGCGGCCGTTCTCCATCGCCTACACGGCCACCAAGCACGCGGTGACCGGCCTGACCAAGTCGATTTCGCTGGATTGCCGGCCCTATGGCATCGCCTGCGGCCAGATCGACATCGGCAACGCGGCGACCGACATGACCGAGCGCATGGCCGCTGGCATCCTGCAGGCCGACGGCAGCACCAAGGTGGAGCCGCGCATGGACGTGGCCCACGTCGCGCAGGCCGTGGCCGCGATGGCGCGCCTGCCGCTGGACGCCAACGTGCAGTTCATGACCATCATGGCCACCAACATGCCCTTCGTGGGCCGCGGCTAG
- a CDS encoding c-type cytochrome, protein MPRRSLTVARRRACALALGALLAAPACTLGAPDGAQISTQGANGAPACVTCHGAKGEGNPSAGFPRLAGLGAKYLAEQLDAMADGGRVSPIMKATAQALDPAQRQAVAAYYASLPAPLDTDKLAATAMGRAAPADTGAWLATRGAWDKNVPACNQCHGPGGIGVGDNFPALAGQSAAYISGQLRAWRQGQRPPGPLGLMPAVATRLTDAEIDAVSAYYAGLPQAAEQLAAQAAAPGAKQ, encoded by the coding sequence ATGCCTAGACGGTCCCTCACCGTGGCACGACGCCGGGCCTGCGCCCTGGCGCTGGGCGCCCTGCTCGCGGCGCCGGCCTGTACGCTCGGCGCGCCCGACGGCGCCCAGATCAGCACCCAGGGCGCCAATGGCGCGCCCGCCTGTGTCACCTGCCACGGCGCCAAGGGTGAAGGCAATCCCTCCGCCGGTTTCCCGAGATTGGCCGGCCTGGGCGCCAAGTACCTGGCCGAACAGCTGGACGCCATGGCCGATGGAGGACGTGTCAGTCCGATCATGAAAGCCACGGCCCAGGCGCTCGATCCCGCCCAGCGCCAGGCCGTCGCCGCTTACTACGCCTCCCTGCCCGCGCCGCTGGATACGGACAAGCTCGCCGCGACCGCGATGGGCCGTGCCGCGCCGGCCGACACTGGCGCCTGGCTGGCCACCCGAGGCGCCTGGGACAAGAATGTCCCCGCCTGCAACCAATGCCATGGTCCCGGCGGCATCGGCGTCGGCGACAACTTCCCCGCGCTGGCGGGCCAGTCGGCTGCCTACATTTCCGGGCAGTTGCGCGCCTGGCGCCAGGGCCAGCGCCCGCCCGGCCCGCTGGGCCTGATGCCCGCCGTGGCCACCCGCCTGACCGACGCCGAGATCGATGCCGTGTCGGCCTACTACGCCGGCCTGCCCCAGGCCGCCGAGCAACTGGCCGCGCAAGCCGCCGCACCGGGAGCCAAGCAATGA
- a CDS encoding c-type cytochrome, which translates to MNPRLTRLPGAWLAAALALSMSATALAAEPRPSFTPPSAASLPDTEFGKIVRQGEQIFLHTPQAAGKFVGNDLNCSSCHLDAGRRPDSAPMWAAYVLYPAYRAKNGHVNTLAERLQGCFRYSMNGKPPAADDPVLTALQTYMFWLASKAPTGVTLEGQGYRKLPAPAQKADYLRGEKVYAQYCAVCHGAEGQGQKNGKHWVFPALWGADSFNWGAGMHQIGNAAGFIKANMPLGQAGMLSDQEAWDVAYFMNAHERPQDPRYAESVAATRAKYHDSDDSLYGIEVNGHLLGSDSPAPGGKLLQAAKP; encoded by the coding sequence ATGAACCCGCGCCTTACCCGCTTGCCCGGCGCCTGGCTCGCCGCCGCCCTCGCCCTGTCGATGTCCGCCACCGCGCTGGCCGCCGAGCCGCGCCCCAGCTTCACGCCGCCGTCGGCCGCTTCCTTGCCCGACACCGAGTTCGGCAAGATCGTGCGCCAGGGCGAGCAGATCTTCCTGCACACGCCCCAGGCCGCCGGCAAGTTCGTCGGCAATGACCTGAATTGCAGCAGCTGCCACCTCGACGCCGGCCGCCGCCCGGACTCGGCGCCGATGTGGGCCGCCTATGTGCTGTATCCCGCGTACCGAGCCAAGAACGGTCACGTCAATACGCTGGCCGAGCGCCTGCAGGGCTGTTTCCGCTACAGCATGAACGGCAAGCCGCCCGCCGCCGACGATCCCGTGCTGACCGCGTTGCAGACCTATATGTTCTGGCTGGCCAGCAAGGCGCCGACCGGCGTGACGCTGGAAGGCCAGGGCTACCGCAAGCTGCCCGCGCCGGCGCAGAAGGCCGACTACCTGCGTGGCGAAAAGGTTTACGCCCAGTACTGCGCCGTGTGCCATGGCGCTGAAGGCCAGGGCCAGAAGAACGGCAAGCACTGGGTCTTCCCCGCCTTATGGGGGGCGGACTCGTTCAACTGGGGCGCGGGCATGCACCAGATCGGCAACGCGGCCGGCTTCATCAAGGCCAACATGCCGCTGGGACAGGCCGGCATGCTGAGCGACCAGGAAGCGTGGGACGTGGCCTATTTCATGAACGCCCACGAACGACCGCAGGATCCGCGCTACGCAGAGTCGGTGGCCGCGACCCGCGCCAAGTACCACGACTCCGACGATTCGCTCTACGGCATCGAGGTCAACGGCCATCTGCTGGGCAGCGATTCCCCCGCGCCCGGCGGCAAGCTGTTGCAGGCGGCCAAGCCCTGA
- the gmk gene encoding guanylate kinase: MHANSGNVFMVVAPSGAGKSSLVRALLQQDPSILLSVSCTTRAPRPGEEDGREYRFVAVDDFKRMRDDQALLEWAEVHGNFYGTPRDRIDAATREGRDVLLEIDWQGARQVKQRFPGAIGIFILPPSIEELEARLKARGQDEPQVIARRLMAAGGEIAHAPECEYVIINQEFSVALSELTQIVSAARLRFSSQAARHAPLFAQLGIPAAH; encoded by the coding sequence ATGCACGCCAATTCCGGAAACGTCTTCATGGTCGTCGCGCCCAGCGGCGCGGGCAAATCCAGCCTGGTCAGGGCCCTGCTCCAGCAAGACCCTTCCATCCTGCTCTCGGTTTCCTGCACCACGCGCGCGCCGCGTCCCGGCGAAGAAGACGGTCGCGAATATCGCTTCGTGGCGGTCGACGATTTCAAGCGCATGCGCGACGATCAGGCCCTGCTGGAATGGGCCGAGGTGCATGGCAATTTCTACGGCACGCCCCGCGACCGCATCGACGCCGCCACCCGCGAAGGACGCGATGTGCTGCTCGAGATCGACTGGCAGGGCGCGCGCCAGGTCAAGCAGCGCTTTCCGGGCGCCATCGGCATTTTCATCCTGCCGCCGTCGATCGAGGAACTCGAAGCCCGGCTCAAGGCGCGCGGCCAGGACGAGCCGCAAGTCATCGCGCGCCGGCTCATGGCGGCGGGCGGTGAAATCGCGCACGCTCCGGAATGCGAATATGTTATTATTAATCAAGAATTTAGCGTAGCCCTGTCGGAACTGACCCAAATCGTCAGCGCCGCGCGGCTGCGCTTTTCGTCTCAGGCCGCCCGCCACGCTCCGCTGTTCGCGCAGCTCGGCATCCCGGCGGCGCACTGA
- the rpoZ gene encoding DNA-directed RNA polymerase subunit omega — MARITVEDCLNQIPNRFKLTLAATYRARELAQGHAPRLDSKDKPTVTALREIAGGLTGVEMLRKVPT, encoded by the coding sequence ATGGCTCGCATTACCGTCGAAGACTGTCTGAACCAGATCCCCAACCGTTTCAAGCTCACGCTGGCCGCGACCTACCGCGCCCGCGAGCTGGCGCAGGGCCATGCCCCGCGCCTGGACAGCAAAGACAAGCCCACGGTCACTGCGCTGCGCGAAATCGCGGGCGGCCTCACCGGCGTGGAAATGCTCCGCAAAGTTCCGACCTGA
- a CDS encoding bifunctional (p)ppGpp synthetase/guanosine-3',5'-bis(diphosphate) 3'-pyrophosphohydrolase produces the protein MAFPGLKYASSGLLAALRAGSRLGRRTGKKDKTPPPPPSVAAQEAADATASPVASLAPLTEIIGSYLDKKDVERVREAYRFADQAHLGQFRASGSPYISHPIAVTEICAGWKLDVNALSAALLHDVMEDQGVTKTELAEKFGPEVAELVDGLSKLDRLDFATKAEQQAESFRKMLLAMARDVRVILIKLADRLHNMRTLDAVNPEKRRRIARETLDIYAPIAHRLGLNLLFRELQDLCFAAMHPNRYQVLYKAVLAARGNRREVISKIADSVRAALPAAGIEAEVTGREKTLFGIYRKMVDQKKSFSDVLDIYGFRVIVHTLPECYLALGTLHQLYRPVPGKFKDYIAIPKVNGYQSLHTTLVGPYGTPVEFQFRTRDMHHVAEEGVASHWLYKGADLTLNDLQKRTHQWLQSLLDIQSQTGDSGEFLEHVKVDLFPDAVYVFTPRGKIISLPRGATPVDFAYAIHTDIGNQAVAAKVNGEFVPLRTEMSSGDTVEIVTSPASRPNAQWLNYVRTGRARSEIRHYLRTVKYEESVAFGERLLGQAMQELHMPLPATDDPAWQKLARSTGASSREEILADIGLGKRLAAVVARRFAPEHQLVATTAAAVDELTSARSAPILIQGNEGQAVQLAPCCGPLPGDPIIAGMRMGHGLVVHTADCPVAMRQRLREPERWINVGWDTHTAKHLATRLDIVTRNERGVLGRLAAEVTAADANIVHVTMHDDAVATVSLHLTIQVDSRKHLAQVIRAIRHVPQVQKIVRVKG, from the coding sequence ATGGCTTTTCCCGGGCTGAAGTACGCTTCATCAGGTCTGCTTGCCGCCCTGCGCGCCGGCTCCCGTTTGGGACGGCGCACGGGCAAGAAAGACAAGACCCCGCCTCCACCGCCTTCCGTCGCCGCCCAGGAGGCGGCCGACGCGACGGCATCGCCCGTCGCCTCCCTGGCGCCGCTGACCGAAATCATCGGCAGCTATCTCGACAAGAAAGATGTAGAACGCGTGCGCGAAGCCTACCGCTTCGCCGATCAGGCGCATCTGGGCCAATTCCGCGCGAGCGGCTCGCCCTACATCTCTCACCCCATCGCCGTCACTGAAATCTGCGCGGGCTGGAAGCTCGATGTCAACGCCCTGTCGGCCGCGCTGCTGCACGACGTGATGGAAGACCAGGGCGTCACCAAGACGGAACTCGCCGAGAAGTTCGGCCCCGAGGTCGCCGAGCTGGTCGACGGCCTGTCCAAGCTCGACCGCCTGGACTTCGCCACCAAGGCCGAACAGCAGGCCGAGAGCTTCCGCAAGATGCTGCTGGCGATGGCGCGCGACGTGCGCGTCATCCTGATCAAGCTGGCCGACCGGCTGCACAATATGCGCACGCTGGACGCGGTCAACCCCGAAAAGCGCCGCCGCATCGCGCGCGAGACGCTGGACATCTATGCCCCCATCGCGCACCGGCTGGGCCTGAACCTGCTGTTCCGCGAACTGCAGGACCTGTGCTTCGCGGCCATGCACCCGAACCGCTACCAGGTGCTGTACAAGGCCGTGCTGGCCGCGCGAGGCAACCGCCGCGAGGTCATCAGCAAGATCGCCGATTCGGTGCGCGCCGCCCTGCCCGCCGCCGGCATCGAGGCCGAGGTCACTGGCCGCGAGAAGACCCTGTTCGGCATCTACCGCAAGATGGTCGACCAGAAAAAATCCTTCTCGGACGTGCTGGACATCTACGGTTTCCGAGTCATCGTCCACACCCTGCCCGAGTGCTATCTGGCGCTGGGCACGCTGCACCAGCTGTATCGCCCGGTGCCCGGCAAGTTCAAGGACTACATCGCCATTCCCAAGGTAAACGGCTACCAGTCGCTGCACACCACGCTGGTCGGCCCCTACGGCACGCCGGTGGAATTCCAGTTCCGCACCCGCGACATGCACCATGTGGCCGAGGAAGGCGTGGCCTCGCACTGGCTGTACAAGGGCGCCGACCTGACCCTCAACGACCTGCAGAAGCGCACTCACCAGTGGCTGCAATCGCTGCTGGACATCCAAAGCCAGACCGGCGATTCCGGCGAGTTCCTGGAGCACGTCAAGGTCGACCTGTTCCCCGACGCCGTCTATGTGTTCACCCCGCGCGGCAAGATCATCTCGCTGCCGCGCGGCGCCACGCCGGTGGACTTCGCCTACGCGATTCACACCGACATCGGCAACCAGGCCGTGGCCGCCAAGGTCAACGGCGAGTTCGTGCCGCTGCGCACCGAAATGAGCAGCGGCGACACGGTGGAAATCGTCACCTCGCCGGCCTCGCGCCCCAACGCGCAGTGGCTGAACTACGTGCGCACCGGACGCGCGCGCTCCGAGATCCGCCACTACCTGCGCACCGTCAAATACGAGGAATCGGTCGCCTTCGGCGAGCGCCTGCTGGGCCAGGCCATGCAGGAACTGCACATGCCGCTGCCCGCCACCGACGATCCCGCCTGGCAGAAGCTGGCGCGCAGCACCGGCGCCAGCTCGCGCGAGGAAATCCTGGCCGACATCGGCCTGGGCAAGCGCCTGGCCGCCGTGGTCGCGCGCCGCTTCGCGCCCGAGCACCAGCTGGTCGCCACCACCGCCGCCGCGGTGGACGAGCTGACCTCGGCCCGCAGCGCGCCCATCCTGATCCAGGGCAACGAAGGCCAGGCGGTGCAGCTCGCGCCCTGCTGCGGCCCCCTGCCCGGCGACCCCATCATCGCCGGCATGCGCATGGGCCACGGTCTGGTCGTGCACACCGCCGACTGCCCGGTGGCCATGCGCCAGCGCCTGCGCGAACCGGAACGCTGGATCAATGTGGGCTGGGACACGCACACGGCCAAGCACCTCGCCACCCGCCTGGACATCGTCACGCGCAACGAGCGCGGCGTGCTGGGCCGGCTGGCCGCCGAGGTCACGGCCGCCGACGCCAACATCGTCCACGTCACGATGCACGACGACGCGGTTGCCACGGTGTCGCTGCACCTGACCATCCAGGTCGACAGCCGCAAGCACCTGGCCCAGGTGATCCGCGCCATCCGCCACGTGCCGCAGGTGCAGAAGATCGTCCGAGTGAAAGGGTGA
- a CDS encoding amidohydrolase family protein → MENKRAGQRAEAELLFRRATVVDGTGASRRRADVAVAGGRIVAVGELAGWRADRIIEADGRVLAPGFIDTHTHDDGYLLVHPHMKPKVSQGITTVVTGNCGISVAPLVHADPPQPLDLMGPPALFRFETFGAWLDALRDQPANVNVAPLVGHSTLRVRAMRDVSGAATPQEIEAMRAEVELALRAGAFGVSTGTFYPPAAAASEAEIIAVCEPLKRLGGIYSTHLRDETDDIVASIEEALRVGRALDCMVVFSHHKVAGKRNFGRSEQTLAILAEAARSQPLCLDCHPYPATSTMLRLDRVGQSSRTMITWSKGYPEAGGRDFHELMATLGLDEAGLLEKLKPAAAIYFVMDPGDVERIARYPLTLFGSDGLPFDPRPHPRQWGTFPHILAKMVRESGLMTLEQAIHKMTGQAAQQYGLQDRGRIETGCHADLVLFDPDRIQDRATFEDPIQVSEGIEGVWLNGSQTWDGHQTLPARTGQVLRRETSPV, encoded by the coding sequence ATGGAAAACAAGAGGGCAGGCCAGCGAGCGGAGGCAGAGCTGTTGTTCCGGCGCGCCACGGTGGTCGACGGAACCGGCGCATCGCGACGCCGCGCGGACGTGGCGGTCGCCGGCGGCAGGATCGTGGCGGTGGGCGAGCTGGCAGGCTGGCGCGCTGATCGCATCATCGAGGCGGACGGGCGCGTGCTCGCGCCGGGCTTCATCGATACCCATACCCATGACGACGGCTACCTGCTGGTGCATCCGCACATGAAGCCCAAGGTGTCGCAGGGAATCACGACCGTGGTGACCGGCAATTGCGGCATCAGCGTCGCACCGCTGGTCCACGCCGATCCGCCGCAGCCGCTGGACCTGATGGGGCCACCGGCGCTGTTCCGCTTCGAGACCTTCGGCGCATGGCTGGACGCGCTGCGGGACCAGCCCGCCAACGTCAACGTGGCGCCGCTGGTGGGGCATTCCACGCTGCGGGTCCGCGCCATGCGGGACGTGTCGGGGGCGGCTACGCCGCAGGAAATCGAGGCCATGCGCGCCGAAGTGGAACTGGCGCTGCGCGCGGGTGCGTTCGGCGTGTCCACCGGCACCTTCTATCCGCCCGCGGCGGCGGCCTCCGAGGCGGAGATCATCGCGGTCTGCGAGCCGCTGAAACGGCTGGGCGGCATCTACTCCACCCATCTGCGTGATGAGACGGACGATATCGTCGCATCCATCGAGGAAGCCCTGCGGGTCGGGCGCGCGCTGGATTGCATGGTGGTGTTCTCGCATCACAAGGTCGCTGGCAAGCGCAATTTCGGGCGGTCCGAGCAGACGCTGGCAATACTGGCCGAGGCCGCGCGCTCGCAGCCGCTATGCCTGGACTGTCACCCCTATCCGGCCACGTCCACCATGCTGCGGCTGGACCGCGTCGGCCAGTCGTCGCGCACCATGATCACCTGGTCCAAGGGCTATCCGGAAGCCGGCGGGCGCGACTTTCACGAATTGATGGCCACGCTGGGCCTGGACGAGGCCGGCCTGCTGGAAAAATTGAAGCCGGCCGCCGCGATCTATTTCGTGATGGACCCGGGCGACGTGGAACGCATCGCCCGCTACCCGCTGACCCTGTTCGGCTCCGACGGCCTGCCGTTCGATCCGCGCCCGCATCCGCGCCAGTGGGGCACCTTCCCGCACATCCTGGCAAAGATGGTGCGCGAGTCCGGCCTGATGACGCTGGAACAGGCCATCCACAAGATGACCGGCCAGGCCGCGCAACAATACGGCCTGCAGGACCGCGGTCGCATAGAAACCGGCTGCCACGCCGACCTGGTCCTGTTCGACCCGGACCGCATCCAGGACCGCGCCACTTTCGAAGATCCGATACAGGTCAGCGAGGGCATCGAAGGCGTATGGCTCAACGGCAGCCAGACCTGGGACGGCCACCAGACGCTACCCGCCCGTACAGGCCAGGTACTGCGCCGCGAGACCAGCCCCGTCTGA
- a CDS encoding MurR/RpiR family transcriptional regulator gives MPPSPATPPHSLDALLAALREQFGELSAQLQSGARHLLDHPSEVPLLSMRKIAADAGVQPATLVRLAQHLGYDGWQSLRLVFVEALRGGPQPYAQRAQRLVRESGSDRMLETMLQAQHRNLEQTGAANAKALAQAAAILAGASTVHVAGFRSSYPIAFGFHYLYRLFRDSVHLVRGDAGTLEMDLRALKPDDAVLMTSFAPYSQEIVRVAEAARRAGSKVIALSDSVAAPIALKADCTLVFSVDSPSFFPSISAGMALVEALVQQLLAQEGKGAIKTLKQAEEQLHRSGAYLPSAGRG, from the coding sequence ATGCCGCCATCGCCCGCCACGCCGCCCCACTCCCTGGACGCCCTGCTCGCCGCGCTGCGCGAGCAGTTCGGCGAGCTCAGCGCCCAGCTGCAAAGCGGCGCGCGCCATCTGCTCGACCACCCCAGCGAAGTGCCGCTGCTGTCGATGCGCAAGATCGCGGCGGACGCCGGCGTGCAGCCGGCCACGCTGGTGCGCCTGGCGCAGCATCTGGGCTATGACGGCTGGCAAAGCCTGCGGCTGGTCTTCGTCGAGGCCCTCCGTGGCGGTCCGCAGCCCTATGCGCAACGCGCACAAAGGCTGGTGCGTGAAAGCGGCTCCGACCGGATGCTGGAAACCATGTTGCAGGCGCAGCACCGCAACCTGGAGCAGACCGGCGCCGCCAACGCCAAGGCGCTGGCGCAGGCGGCCGCCATCCTGGCCGGCGCCAGCACCGTTCACGTGGCCGGCTTCCGCTCCAGCTACCCGATCGCCTTCGGCTTTCACTATCTGTACCGTCTGTTCCGCGATTCCGTGCACCTGGTACGCGGCGACGCCGGCACGCTGGAAATGGACCTGCGGGCCCTGAAGCCGGACGATGCGGTGCTCATGACCAGTTTCGCGCCCTACTCCCAGGAAATCGTCCGCGTCGCCGAGGCCGCGCGCCGCGCCGGCAGCAAGGTCATCGCGCTGAGCGACAGCGTGGCCGCGCCGATCGCGCTGAAGGCCGACTGCACGCTGGTGTTCTCGGTGGACAGCCCATCTTTCTTCCCGTCGATCAGCGCCGGCATGGCCCTGGTGGAAGCGCTGGTGCAGCAACTGCTGGCGCAGGAGGGCAAGGGGGCGATCAAGACCCTGAAACAGGCGGAAGAACAGCTGCACCGCAGCGGCGCCTACCTGCCGTCCGCCGGCCGAGGCTGA
- a CDS encoding amidase family protein, with the protein MASERSAAAIRDAFLSGRRSAVQIAEDCLARAMAAQRFNVFSRVLETEALAAARALDRRLAAGLAMPALAGVPFVAKNLFDLRGHPTLAGAAPRQADAPAARDAAVLRALLDAGAVPIGLTHMDEYACGATGENVIGGAVRNPWDPSRITGGSSAGTAAAIAAGVVPLGLGSDTNGSIRAPAAFCGIWGLRPGTGRLSTQGCFPYAESLDAAGPMAADAGSLALAWRALRGGASDALVSGHGRLRIGVLRAGFAEHAEPQAWNAVLRVAAAFTSARMIDLPDVDRARDAASIISAYEVARNHLRHGFAGRHAGYSAMVRQRMLAGLALPDDWYRTAQAWRRVWRARMQTLFQDVDLLLTCATPYAAPPVGAERLVGEQGRIYAPRADAGHMTRPVSLAGLPVVAAPVAVPGADMPLGVQLIGPPGGEAPGLAAAMRLEEEGVCGFPAQPRPADGR; encoded by the coding sequence ATGGCGTCTGAACGTAGCGCGGCGGCGATCCGCGATGCGTTCTTGAGCGGCAGGCGCAGCGCCGTACAGATCGCGGAGGATTGCCTGGCGCGGGCAATGGCGGCGCAGCGCTTCAATGTGTTCTCACGCGTGCTGGAGACCGAGGCGCTGGCGGCGGCGCGCGCGCTGGACCGCCGGCTGGCCGCTGGCCTGGCCATGCCGGCGCTGGCCGGGGTGCCGTTCGTGGCCAAGAACCTGTTCGACCTGCGCGGCCATCCCACGCTGGCCGGCGCGGCGCCACGGCAGGCGGACGCGCCCGCCGCGCGGGACGCGGCCGTGCTGCGGGCCTTGCTGGACGCCGGCGCGGTGCCCATCGGCCTGACGCATATGGACGAGTATGCCTGCGGCGCGACGGGAGAGAATGTGATCGGCGGCGCGGTGCGCAATCCCTGGGATCCTTCGAGGATCACGGGCGGCTCATCGGCGGGCACGGCCGCCGCGATTGCGGCCGGCGTGGTCCCGCTGGGCCTGGGCTCCGACACCAATGGCTCGATTCGCGCGCCGGCTGCTTTCTGCGGCATCTGGGGCTTGCGTCCGGGCACTGGCCGCCTGTCCACGCAAGGTTGTTTTCCTTATGCGGAAAGCCTGGATGCGGCGGGGCCGATGGCGGCGGACGCCGGCAGCCTCGCCCTGGCTTGGCGGGCATTGCGCGGCGGGGCGTCGGATGCGCTGGTCAGTGGTCATGGCCGACTGCGGATTGGAGTGCTACGGGCCGGCTTCGCGGAGCATGCCGAGCCGCAAGCCTGGAACGCGGTGCTGCGCGTGGCGGCAGCGTTCACGTCCGCGCGCATGATAGACCTGCCGGATGTGGACCGCGCGCGCGACGCGGCCAGCATCATTTCCGCCTACGAGGTCGCGCGCAATCATCTGCGGCATGGATTTGCCGGGCGTCATGCCGGCTATAGCGCGATGGTCAGGCAGCGGATGTTGGCCGGCCTTGCCTTGCCGGACGATTGGTACCGTACCGCGCAGGCCTGGCGGCGGGTCTGGCGCGCGCGTATGCAGACCCTGTTCCAGGACGTGGACCTGCTGCTGACTTGCGCCACGCCGTATGCCGCGCCGCCAGTCGGCGCCGAACGTCTGGTCGGCGAGCAGGGGCGCATCTATGCGCCGCGCGCGGACGCCGGGCATATGACGCGGCCGGTGTCGCTGGCGGGCCTGCCCGTCGTCGCGGCGCCGGTGGCCGTGCCGGGCGCGGACATGCCCCTGGGCGTGCAGCTGATCGGTCCGCCTGGGGGCGAGGCTCCAGGCCTGGCCGCGGCCATGCGCCTGGAAGAGGAGGGCGTGTGCGGTTTTCCCGCTCAGCCTCGGCCGGCGGACGGCAGGTAG